The segment GTTATCTGCGCGATTTCGTCCCTGGTATCCGACGTGATCTCGCCGGTGACAAAAATCTCGGTACGGCTATTGGCCTCGCGAACAGATACATCACCAAACGCCGGCAGACAGGCGAGGTTGGCGATGATCGCAAGGGCAAGTCGAGAACACAGTTTGGGCATCAATGGGACTACTCTTTACCGGCGCAAGAGGCGGATTTCATGGAAGGAAAAGGCCGCAGTTCTGTTGCGCTACCAGGTGGTAGGGGACGTTGACAGCTCGTACTTCTTGAACACGAGGGTCCCCGTTGGGATTGCCTGCTTGAACTCACCCTCAGCCGTCCGCTCTATCTGGAAAATCTGCGAATCGTCGGCAGCGAAAGCGGTCAAAACCTCGCCTTCCTCGACCCAGCGATCAACCTTCACCGACTGTCCATCAGCGACGATCTGATCCTCTTTGAAGATCGCGATCCCCATCAGGCGGGCCTGGCCGTTCGGCGAAACCATCGTCGCCTCGTAGGCACCGGTAGTTGGCTCAGAGCAGCCCGACACGAGCGCAGCCATGAGGATCAGCGCAGAAATTTTACTTTTGAACATGATGAGTCCCTGCTGAATTGGCCGGCGGCCCCTTGAACAGTAGAGGCCGCCAGGCAGAAGTGATGGTGCTTACTGGATCAGGCAGCGTGCGCCGCGGTAGGGGTCCGCAAACGGGATGTCGTCATCGAAGCTGTCGTAATCCGGTGCCGGTTGCGCTGATGCAGGGGCTGGCTGTCGTGGAGCTGCTTGCTGCGGTTCGCGCTGCGGGCGCTGGGCACGGGGTGCGTCATCGCCGGAGTTGCCACCACGACCACCGAGCAGTTGCAGGGTGCCATTCATGTCCACCACGATTTCGGTGGTGTAGCGCTTGACGCCATCCTTCTCCCACTCACGGGTTTGCAGGCGACCTTCGATGTAGCACTGGCCGCCTTTCTTCAGGTACTCGCCAGCGATTTCGGCCAGCTTCCCGAAGAACACCACGCGGTGCCACTCGGTACGGTCCTGCTGTTGACCAGTCTGTTTGTCCTTCCAGCTGTCGGTGGTGGCCAGCGTGATGTTGGTCACCGCATTGCCATTGGGCAGATAGCGGGTTTCCGGATCGCCGCCGACGTTGCCGATAAGAATGACCTTGTTTACTCCCCGAGCCATGAACCCTTCCTCTATTTCCGTGATGCACGAACTGTGCGTGGGTGATGTTTCCTATGCTGCGCGGGGGCGGTGCGTGCCACCATACTCAGCCTCGTGTTTTTGCTTTCGATGAACGACCAGGCGGTTGATCCCCACACTAGCTTCACAAGCTCTTCGCAACTGCCCGCGAGCAAGATGAACTCGGCCGGGAGTTCGCGATGGCTGTCCAAAGCCTCGAACTCTTCCGACTGCATCTGAACAGCCATGACGCCCTTGCTGCTCACTGAAACGCCGAAGCCGCATGGGATATCGAGGGGTGTAATCGGGGCCAGCCTGGGCCGGCCTTTGTAATATCCGCAGCCAAGGCGATACAGGGCTCGGTGCACTCGTTGATGATCATCAACGGACGCAATCCGAATCCGGATATTGCTGGGAAACAGAAGTTTGAGTTCCTGGGCAGGCATTACATACGTTCACAAAAGCGCGTAAGTCGTGCCTGTCATTGTCACAGCGACAGGCATATTCACGAAGCCAAAGTGGGGCCGTGAAGTTCAACTCGCCGCCCTGACCAGTACCTGGGCGAGCCGTGAGAGGGCACCATGCAGTCCGGCGCGTGGTTCCCCAGCATCCTGCTTGCCAATGCTGGGTATCCCGAGGGTTGCCAGCTCTTCACCCAGCAGGATTGATGCTGCGCCTTGCCCGCCTGAAGGTGCCCGGCCTGTGCGCTGCGCTCGCTTCTTGAGGGACATAACGATTCCAGCCTGCAAGGTCGCGAGCGCCGATAGCCCGGTCAGGTCGCTGTCCTCGATGGCCTGGTAAGCCATCGAAACTGAAACCCGACCTTCGGCAACGAGATTACGGATACCTTCCTGCCGGTACACAGCAGAAAGGGTCCGCACATTGCGCAGCGTCCTGCCGCAGATTCTGGCGATCTCCAAGTCCATGCACCCAGCCTTCGAAAGCGCTTCGTAAATCTCGGCGATCGACATAGGTTTAGATGCCGCGATCTGCTCCCGAACAGCTAAACAGTCAGTTTCCGCTGGCTGAAGGCCGGCCGCGATATCTGCTCCCAGCCGCTGAATGACCTCCTGGATCACGATCCACCTCTCAGGTTCACGCCATCGAACACACCGATTGCATTAGGAGCCAGTTTGACGATGAAGCCATTTTCTTCCGCATCGGCCTCCTGATCCTCGCCAAAGTCCGGGTCACCGAGAGTGTTCAGATGCTCCCGTGCCACGGGATATTCGAGCGCAGAATCTTTGGGGCCAACGAAGGCAAAGATTCTTGATCCCCCAAGGGTGTCGACATGCACGACATTCAGGGCCGCTTCGCGCGTAATGACGGACTCAACCTTCTCAATGAGGCCGAGGAACTGCTCTGCGAATTCCGGGGGGAAGCTGGTTGCGTCGTACTGGCGCAGACACGCTATGTGGCCTGCAAGCTCATGGTGGTCATTGGTTGTGAGCCAGCCGTGGATGGCCGGGCCTGGGGCTTGATCGTGGTTATTGGTCACTGTTTTTCTCCTGCGCTGGGCGCTGGTCTGTAAGTCGTCTGGCAGAACCATTCTGCGCAGTCGGATTCATGCGAGGAAAAGCCCGCAATTGCTGTGCTGTTGATCCGAGCCCAGCTACCAGCAGGCTTACCCTTTGAGCCGATTAGGCCGCGAAGTCGAAGCTGTACTGGCCTCGATCCACACGCTTAGCGTTGAGCTGGCAGACTTTGCGAATCTGCTCTTTCCAGTTCGGGTTCTGAGTGGGGCGTCGATCGGCAACGTAGTCGTAGATTTCAGACAAATGAGCCACACCGCCGAGCTGCTCTACGGCCTCGCGCACCAGAGTCGCCCAAGAGGCCCGGCCCGCAATCAAGGCCTCCTGAGCTTCAGCAGGGAGCTGACTGACGAATTCCTGCTCGTGGTAGAGGCTAAAGCCGACCATCAGGCGCTGCTCGTCCTTGCGGAAGAGGCAGAAGCAGAGGGGTTTCTCCAGGCCTTGGTAAATGTTCCGGGGGATCATTTCCTGCTGGAGAGCCCAAGTCTGGTTGTAGCGGGCGACTCGGCTTGCGGTTTGAAGGAAATAGGTGGGCAAGATCATGCCAATCCGTCCCCCCATCTCCATCGCCTTTGCTGCCCGGTCCAGGAACGCATCGAAGAGCGAGGTTTTGAACGGCGGATTGCCAATGAAAACCGTGGGGCGCTCTGGAAACGACACATCACGAATATCGCCGGTGATGATGGTCCGGCCGGTGCGCTGACGCGCCATCTCGGCGAGCTCCGGATCGATCTCGATCCCAACTGCCGGCACATGCTGCGGAATGGCCTCAAGGAAACGGCCAGGCCCACAGGTGGGCTCAATCACGAAGTCATTCGACCCAAGGTCTGCAAAGTGCTTGCGCACCAGCGCCTCTGCAACCCATGCAGGGGTGAAATACTGTGAGAGTGCGACGACGTTGCTCATGTGCAGTGCTCCGTTCTGAAGATGGGCAAATTCTCAGCGCATGCTTCGCGTGCCAGAAGGCTTCGTGATCACCGAGTTACTTTGAGGATCACGATCGAGACACTGGTGCCTGCAAACTCATTGCATATGATCGGCCCCCACTCCAGTTGCATGCCCGGAAGGACATCTCGGGTCTTGAACGAAGCCGGCAGGATGGCCACCAACACACCGCCCGGCTTCAGCAGTGAAGCCGCGACAGCCAGGTGGTGCTCCGCGCGCCCATCGGAGAAAGGCGGGTTCATCACTACGCGATCAAACTTCGGAGCCGAAACAGCCCACTCGATGAAGTCCGCATTGATGACGTTGGCAAAACCCTTCGCCTGGAGGACTTTGGCGTGCAGCTCGCTGATCTCGACGCAGGTGGTCATCTCAGCAGGAATGTGATCGGCGAGGCCGCCTTGCCCAGCGCTGGGCTCCAGTACCGAGTGCCAAGGTTCGATCTCTGCGAACTCAACCGCCTGAACGGCAATCGAGGGCGGGGTTGGGTAATACTGGTGCGACCGGTGCTCAGGGATGCAGCCGGTGAGCATGATGTGATCGAGCGCGCTGCTGGGGTCGTAACCGAACTGGTAGAAGCCGCCTTTCTGGAAGACGCCACCGATGGCTGCCAGTACCCGGCCTGCTTCTTGCGCGGTGAATTTGTCTACCGCGCTTGGCAGCCAGTATAGATTTTCACCACCTTTTCTCGACGGTCTTGCTTCGCTCAGGGCATTCAGTACCTCGAAGGGCAGCGGCCGTTGAAGCATCTGGATGGGCTTCGAACCAACCTTGCGGACACTTGGCTTCCTAATCTCGGACGGGATGTGCTGCGGATACTTCGTGCTCAGCAGTTCGTTCAGCCGCCAGGCGATATCAGGATGAACTTCCAGGTGCGCAGTGCCCGCGTGCTTGTACAGCTTGACCCGCAGGGCCCAGCCATCAATGTCCACCCACCGGCCAGGGTAGCGAGCAGCAATGATGCTAAGCACGCCGTTGGTGCGCGAGTGAGGTTTGACTTCGCGCTTGGTCAGCTTGGCAATGATCTGCCGCAGGTCCGAGATGTAGTCAGCCTTACGGTTATCAACATAGCCATAGGAGTCCAGCATGCCGGCGATGATAAAACGCTTGGAAAATCCGAAGGGCAGGTTCGTTTTGTGGTCAGGGCTCAGCGCCCGGAATATGGCATCAACACGATCCGCCACGAACTGAGTTCGCTGGGCCGCAAGAGTTGCCAGGGTGCTGCGGACGGTTCCTTCTTCAAAGTCAGGGCATGAATTGCCCTTTATCTGGTCATACCAGGCGTGCCGCTGCTCGGCAGGCATGGACTCCAGAATATCGGTCAGGGCCAGGGCTCGCCCCCAGAAGTCACTGTTCAGGGAGTTGATCGCGCCACTCAGTGAGAACGTGCTGCCCA is part of the Pseudomonas saponiphila genome and harbors:
- a CDS encoding single-stranded DNA-binding protein, which codes for MARGVNKVILIGNVGGDPETRYLPNGNAVTNITLATTDSWKDKQTGQQQDRTEWHRVVFFGKLAEIAGEYLKKGGQCYIEGRLQTREWEKDGVKRYTTEIVVDMNGTLQLLGGRGGNSGDDAPRAQRPQREPQQAAPRQPAPASAQPAPDYDSFDDDIPFADPYRGARCLIQ
- a CDS encoding class I SAM-dependent methyltransferase: MSNVVALSQYFTPAWVAEALVRKHFADLGSNDFVIEPTCGPGRFLEAIPQHVPAVGIEIDPELAEMARQRTGRTIITGDIRDVSFPERPTVFIGNPPFKTSLFDAFLDRAAKAMEMGGRIGMILPTYFLQTASRVARYNQTWALQQEMIPRNIYQGLEKPLCFCLFRKDEQRLMVGFSLYHEQEFVSQLPAEAQEALIAGRASWATLVREAVEQLGGVAHLSEIYDYVADRRPTQNPNWKEQIRKVCQLNAKRVDRGQYSFDFAA
- a CDS encoding class I SAM-dependent methyltransferase, producing the protein MAAPKNAGTLRYFLDGNEVTGSLGSTFSLSGAINSLNSDFWGRALALTDILESMPAEQRHAWYDQIKGNSCPDFEEGTVRSTLATLAAQRTQFVADRVDAIFRALSPDHKTNLPFGFSKRFIIAGMLDSYGYVDNRKADYISDLRQIIAKLTKREVKPHSRTNGVLSIIAARYPGRWVDIDGWALRVKLYKHAGTAHLEVHPDIAWRLNELLSTKYPQHIPSEIRKPSVRKVGSKPIQMLQRPLPFEVLNALSEARPSRKGGENLYWLPSAVDKFTAQEAGRVLAAIGGVFQKGGFYQFGYDPSSALDHIMLTGCIPEHRSHQYYPTPPSIAVQAVEFAEIEPWHSVLEPSAGQGGLADHIPAEMTTCVEISELHAKVLQAKGFANVINADFIEWAVSAPKFDRVVMNPPFSDGRAEHHLAVAASLLKPGGVLVAILPASFKTRDVLPGMQLEWGPIICNEFAGTSVSIVILKVTR